Proteins co-encoded in one Stomoxys calcitrans chromosome 5, idStoCalc2.1, whole genome shotgun sequence genomic window:
- the LOC106081674 gene encoding alpha-tocopherol transfer protein-like, with product MLLMDFGKNQVNLCLIRCETFNEVMPFSLAAFETAKGLIKMAQIKPLPDDLQEIAIRELGEVTSRIPEDLEDLKSWIEQQPHLKACTDDQFLVQFLRGSKYSLEKAKRKIDQFYTLRTKYPEFLLTCDVDEPIFRKIHNTSSGVVLPTPLNGNGPRIVYLRPNFAPDDFTATSICQYMFTLVETLLLSDSYACVHGFIFLIDNTLTLVSHFTTLVTPNLVSKIFSFMEKAFPIRIKGIYFFNISPVVEKLAKLLLPYIPEKIRNRVHFCGNNLEDLRDYVPKKYFPQDCGGGNGSVDDLVRDYNKVWDEYREYFRRNSEFGTDESLRCGESYQIVDEFGVGGSFRKLNVD from the exons ATGCTTCTAATGGACTTTGGCAAAAA CCAAGTCAATCTCTGCCTTATAAGATGTGAAACCTTCAATGAAGTAATGCCATTTAGTCTAGCTGCATTTGAGACAGCGAAAGGTTTGATTAAAATGGCCCAGATTAAGCCTTTGCCTGATGATTTGCAGGAAATTGCCATACGAGAATTGGGCGAGGTAACTTCGAGAATACCTGAAGATTTGGAAGATCTTAAATCTTGGATAGAACAACAGCCACATTTGAAAGCTTGCACCGATGATCAGTTTCTTGTACAGTTTTTGAGGGGTTCCAAATACAGTTTGGAAAAGGCGAAAAGAAAAATTGATCAGTTTTATACACTAAGGACAAAATATCCAGAATTCCTATTAACATGTGATGTGGATGAGccaatatttcgaaaaattcatAACACAAG TTCCGGTGTGGTTCTTCCCACCCCTCTAAATGGCAATGGTCCTCGCATTGTGTATTTGCGTCCGAATTTTGCTCCTGACGATTTTACTGCCACCAGCATATGCCAATATATGTTCACTTTGGTGGAGACATTGTTGCTGAGTGATTCTTATGCCTGTGTGCATGGCTTCATATTTCTAATAGATAACACCCTGACATTGGTTAGCCATTTTACTACCTTGGTCACTCCAAATCTTGTGAGCAAAATTTTCTCCTTCATGGAAAAGGCCTTTCCTATACGAATTAAgggaatttattttttcaacatttctccGGTTGTGGAAAAATTAGCCAAATTGctattgccatatataccggagAAAATAAGGAATCGT GTTCACTTTTGTGGCAACAATTTGGAGGATCTACGTGATTATGTGCCCAAGAAATATTTTCCCCAAGATTGTGGAGGTGGAAATGGCTCCGTGGATGATTTAGTTCGCGATTATAACAAAGTCTGGGATGAATATCGGGAATACTTTCGACGAAACTCAGAGTTTGGCACCGATGAAAGTCTACGTTGTGGCGAATCCTATCAAATTGTTGATGAGTTTGGAGTAGGGGGTTCCTTTAGGAAGCTCAATGTTGATTGA